TATAATATTTTTTTTAATTCATCGGCTTCAAAAAGAAGGAACATTTCACAAATTGTCTTTGATTGATTATTCAAATCGAATTCACCCAATTTTGATGAGTTTGATATAGCATTTTTTAAATGAGATTTAAGTTTAAGGTAAATATCGTTATCCTGTTTAGTGTAGTATTTTTGAGTTTTTTCGTAGTCTTGTAAATATTTTTTCAATTCTTTTGCAGCCTCATTGCAAGTATTAAAAAGTTTTGATGTTTCTTTATAATGTAGCAAAAACCAAAACTCTAAGCAGGGATTATTAATGATTACAGTAACATTTTTGTAATTCTTTTTAAGTTCTTCTTTACACTTAATTAATCTTTGCAAAGGTGTTAAATTATCTTTTTGATTCACTCTAGATTCTTTAATTATTACGTCTAAGTCAATTATCCAAAATATTTTTGAATACTCTCTTTTTGCAAGGCTTGTTACAAGATGATATTGTTCTTCAATACTTTTTCTTTGAGGTAGTTTTGGCTCAATATTTATTCTCAGTTTTTGTTCATTACGCTTCAACATTTGCAAATACCAAATCTCGGTCTCCCCTTCTACAACAAATGAAAATGTTGGAACAACAAGATTTCTATTCTTCCTAGACTGTCTCATATATTCAAATCAATGAAAGTATCACCTAGATTTGGTGACGCCTTTAATTTCCCACTTTTATAGGCATTGTAGATATTTGTTGTATTTCTTATTATTGAACTATCAAAATCAGCTAAAGAAAACAATTCTGTGGAACAATCTTCTTTTTTATCTGTAAACCAAATAGCATCTTTTCTAAAAATATCTCTGTTGTCAAGTATTTCCCTATTGTGCGTAGTTGCTATTATTTGTGACTTATTGGAATTAAGCAAAAAAGAAATAATGAAATGTGTATATAAGTCAGGGTGGAGCGAGGACTCTAATTCATCAATAGGAAATGCAGTTGATTTTTTAATTAACAATGCAAGTAAACCTGCGAAACAATAGAATCTTCTTGTGCCTTGTGATTCCATTTCGATTGGGAGTGTATATTTCATTTGATTTACCGTATACTCAAACTCAATATTAATAGAAGTTACTTTACCTTTTTCTTCCAACTTCTTAATTTCATCGTTTGGTGCTTTTAGTTGCTTTTTCACAAAATCAATAAAATTATCTGGAATTTCTATTTCTTCTTTTTTTATTACAATGTCCGAAATATGAAAATCAGCCTTTTTAAGGATATTTATTATATCAAGTTTAGATAATTCTCCTTTATCAATTTTTGAGGTAACAAATCCCTCTAATAATGTTTTTGAGTATATCAGTGGGTGTAAATAGTTCTTAAACCATTCAACAACCTCTTTCAACTCTTTCACATCCACATTCGTTTTCATAAATCCACCCAAGACTGTGTTGTTCCAAAGTGTGTTTGCTTCAAGATTTTTTTCAAAAGTTTCGTCAATTTTAATTTTGTTACCAAATTTTATTTTTGTTAATTGATTCTTAATATCTGTTGTTCGCTTATATACATTAGCCTTATTTGGCTTGTGGAAGTTAAGGAATTCATAAACTACAGTTTTTTTAGAAAACTCGACTTCATAAAAGTATCTTGTATTGTTTGCGATAAATTCAATACTAATTATTGAGTTTTGATTAGGCGTTTCTGGATCAAACATAAATGGTTGAAAATCTAATTCTTCGTTTTTTTGAGTTTTGGGATTTAAAACTAAACTTCTAAGAAATTCAAGCGCTTTTAGTATGGTTGTCTTACCAGAAGCATTGGCCCCATAAATTAGAGCAATTTTTAATAGTCTAAGTCCATTTGCATGGATAATATAACTATTTTCTAAGTGATCAGATTTTTCAGCTTTAAAGGATAGTGTTTGCCTATCTTTAACAGAGCCGAAGTTCTTTATGCTAAAGTTGATTATCATTTTTTGATGTTGTGTAATTGATATGCAAAAATAAACTAAAAAATGATTAAACAGATAAAATTAACATAAAAAATGCAAATGGTTTTCAAAATATATCTAAAATCATTCTAAGAACTTCTTTGTTTTACATTTAAATTATGATTCTCAGTTGCGAGAGTTGAATAAAGGTTGTGATTTAGAATTATATGTGTGAATTTAAAATTATTAATCTAAAATCATTGTTGTTTAGTTAAGGTTATTGGTAATGTCGAGCGAAACGAAACATCTCAATGCGATATATTGAGATTTTTAAACTCTCTCAGGATGAATTAAGAAATGTCTGTTTTTGTTATTTAAATTGAGCCAAAAAATAGCGATAATTAGCATGAAGATGTGCAATTTGATCTATTGCTATAAAATATAACGATAATGGGACGCTAACTCTTGCTAATACTAGTAATCAGTAGTCCTATGGTTAACTAAACAATGCAGAATGCCTAATTACGAAAAAATACCGGCCTTAAAGCCGGTATTTAGTTTATTCCATTAGCTTGCGGTACTTTATCCTATGGGGTGTATCGTCGCCAAGCCGTTTCTTTTTGTTTTCCTCATACTCCGAGTAGGTTCCTTCAAAGAAGTAAACCTGGGAGTTACCCTCAAAGGCAAGTATGTGAGTAGCAATACGGTCGAGGAACCAACGGTCGTGCGAGATTACCACGGCGCAGCCGGCAAAGTCCTCCAATCCTTCCTCAAGGGCTCGCAGTGTGTTCACATCGATATCGTTGGTAGGCTCATCGAGCAGAATTACGTTTCCCTCCTCTTTAAGAGCAAGAGCAAGGTGAAGCCTGTTCCGCTCCCCACCCGATAGCATGCCACATTTCTTTTCCTGATCGGCACCGGAAAAGTTGAAACGTGCCACGTATGCGCGGGCGTTTATTTGACGGCCGCCCAGCAAGATATTATCGGCGCCGCCCGATATCACCTCAAATACCGTTTTATCGGGGTCAATTGCTTTGTGTTGCTGGTCAACATAGGCCAGCTTAACGGTTTCGCCTACACGGAATTCGCCGCTATCGGGCTTCTCAAGCCCCATAATCAGGCGGAAGAGTGTGGTTTTACCTGCACCGTTGGGGCCAATAACACCTACTATTCCGTTTGGTGGAAGCTTAAACGAAAGGTTTTCGAAAAGCAGCTTATCGCCGAAGGCCTTGGAAACATTGCTAGCTTCAATTACCAAATCGCCAAGTCGAGGCCCGTTGGGAATGAAAATTTCAAGCTTTTCTTCCTTCTGTTTTACGTCCTCGTTCAGGAGCTTATCGTATGCCGAGAGGCGGGCTTTTGACTTGGCATGACGGGCTTTAGGCGACATACGCACCCATTCCAGCTCGCGCTCAAGGGTTTTACGGCGTTTGCTCTCCTGCTTCTCCTCCTGTGCAAGGCGTAACGATTTTTGCTCCAGCCATGAGGAGTAGTTCCCTTTCCAGGGAATTCCTTCGCCACGGTCGAGTTCCAGGATCCAACCTGCAACGTTATCGAGGAAGTAACGGTCGTGGGTAATGGCTATAACAGTTCCTTTGTACTGCTGTAGGTGCATCTCGAGCCACTGAACCGACTCTGCGTCCAGATGGTTGGTTGGCTCATCCAGCAACAGTACATCGGGCTGCTGAAGCAGAAGCCTACAAAGGGCAACCCGGCGGCGCTCTCCACCTGATAGCACCTTAACGGGTGTATCGCCCTCCGGGCACCGGAGAGCATCCATAGCTCTTTCAAGTTTCGAGTCCAGGTTCCATGCATCCAAATGCTCTAACTTTTCAGTTAGTTCTCCCTGTTTTTCAATGAGTTTGTTCATCTCATCGTCGCTCATAGGCTCTGCAAAGCGAGCGTTTACCGCTTCGTATTCCTTGAGCAGGTCAACTACCTCCTGAACGCCCTCCTCAACAACCTCACGGACAGTTTTATTGTCATCCAGTTGAGGTTCCTGTTCCAGGTAGCCCACTGTGTAGCCCGGTGAAAACACCACTTCCCCTTCGTACGATTTCTCAACCCCTGCAATAATCTTCATCAGGGTCGATTTACCCGAACCGTTTAAACCAATAATACCAATCTTAGCACCGTAAAAAAACGACAGGTAGATGTTGTTCAGCACTTTCTTGTGGGGAGGGAAAGTTTTGCTCACCCCCACCATGGAAAAGATAATTTTTTCGTCGGCCATTGTGTTTACGTTTTCAGCTGCAAAAATAACCGCCGGCAGGCAAATACCCGTCGGCGGTAAAAAATATTTTCAGATTCTACTACTTGTTGATTTTTGCAAAGTCCTTGGATAGGAAACCATCGCCTTTTGATTTGGATATGGTATGCATATCGTAGTAGTAGAGTTGGTCGTCGCCGGCGCCCAGAATCATTTTCCAAACACGCCACTGTAAGCGACTGCCTTCCGGGCCAACCTTATGCAGGTAAAGAATATTTGGGTTCTTTTCCTGGATAGCCTTTTGTATGTCCTCGGGGTTTACAACCTTGATGTTAAACTTGTAAACCTTACGGATTTCAGCAAGTGGGCGAACACTCTTTTCAAGTCCACTTTCTATTACCCACAGTTCCTTACTTTTTACCTGTTTCATGTTCTTGTTGTAGAACTTAAAGGCATCCTTCTTGATAAGCTTTGGATTCTCATTAATGGCGGTGATATAGTTTTGCATGAAACGTATAATACCCTCAAGCTTGTAGGTGTATGTGTCTTCTGGTAAATCCTTGTAGCTAAGTGGAACGGAGCAGATATCGGGCATATCGGTAATTTTTGAAACGGCAGCCCCCATCGATACGCTCAGGAAATTGTAGGTGGGAGCAATCTTGTCCTTGTCGAACCGCATTTGGATTAGCACCAAGAACGACTTGTCGATATCCTTGCGCATATCGTTAAACTCCTTAGCGGTAATGAACTTGTAAGGGGTGATTTTCCATGAACGTTCAACGGCTTCACGGATTTCGATATTAAATTGCGATGTAGGATTGTTTTCAAGTACCACATAGGTTGTTGAAGCCATAAATGCCTTTACATCCTCGGGCCTAACCAGGTTACGTTGCGCCATGCCCCATAGGGTTATGGCTACCAGTCCGATAATAAGTGATAGCTTCTTCATGATAATCTATTTTTATGGTTTTTGAGTTTTTCGATTGCCATACACAAAGTTAATACACTTTTCAATACTGATAGGTTCAAATCTGAAAATTCCTTCAATAACGATTTAATTTAATCAATAAATTAATGACTGTCGTTAAAAGGTTTTATTGGTAATAGAGTATCTAAAAAATGTTTTTTAGCATTTTTTCTTACCTTTGCGCATGGTGGAAACGATATAGCATGGTTTAACCTAACACAATTCCAATGACAGAAAGTAGAAATAAGATTGTCAATGCGGATGAGATCAAGAAGGCTGTAAACCTTGGCCCAATCATTGGAGATGGGTTTGCCCGTTTACTAATGTACATACTCCGATTCAATGAGCTTAACAAGAAGTACGCTAACGTGGCAAACCTTCAGGGGCTTGAATTTCTCAATGCAGCGCTCGATATCCTTGAGGTTAAGTTCGAGGTTAACCCCGAGGAGCTAAAACGGATTCCAAAGAATGGAGCGTTTATTTCGGTTTCGAACCATCCGTTTGGTGGAATGGATGGTATTTTGCTTCTAAAAATTATGCTTGAGCAGCAGCGCGATGACATTAGGCTGCTCTCAAATTTCTTGATCAAGCGTATTCCCCAGGTTGAAAAATTTGTATTTGCTGTTGACCCCTTTGAAAATGGTGGTTATCAAAAAAGTTCAAATATAAGCGGGTTAAAAGCGGCTTACACACACCTATCGGAGGGTGGTGCACTTGGTCTTTTCCCTGCCGGTGAGGTGTCAACCTACTACGACAACGTTGATGAAACCGGTGTAACAGACAGGCATTGGCAAAGATCAATGATTAAGTTCATCAAGAATGCACGCGTTCCGGTTGTTCCCATTTACTTTCAGGGCGAGAATAGCCGCCTGTTCCACTTGCTTGGACTAATTCACCCGCTCCTCCGTACTGCCAAGTTACCTTCGGAGTTACTTAACAAAAAGAACCAAACTATCAGGGTGCGTATTGGTTACCCAATTAGCGTTGAGGAACAGGATAACTACTGCGATATTGAGAAATTTGGTCGGTTCCTTAGAGTTAAAACATACTCGTTGGGATCGACCATCGATGTGGATAAGTTCTTTAAGTATAAGCTAAAATCGGAACCTGAACCCGAACCAATCATTCCTCCTGTTCCACAGGAAGTGATAGAGGATGAGGTTTCAAAGCTGATTGAAAATTACCTGTTGTTCCGTAGCAAAAACTATGCGGTTATTTGCGCCCCTTCAGTTGAGATGCCTAACCTGATGACTGAAATAGGTCGCCTACGCGAAATTACCTTCCGCGATGTGGGCGAGGGTACAAACCGTAAAATTGACGTGGACGAGTTTGACCTCTACTACTGGCAGCTATTTATTTGGGATGAGGACGAGCGACGTATTGTTGGTGCATACCGTGCCGGGAAAGGGAAAGAGATAATTGAAAAGTACGGTATTGAAGGATTTTACATCCAAACACTTTTTAAAATTGATAAAGCCTTTGCTCCAATTCTTGAGCAGTGCATTGAGCTTGGCCGTTCGTTCATTGTGCCCGATTACCAACGCAAGCCATTACCGTTGTTCCTACTCTGGAAAGGGATTCTCTACTTCCTTATTAAAAACCCGGAGTACCGCTACCTTATTGGCCCTGTAAGTATATCGAACCGATTCTCCGATTACTCCAAGGGTGTAATTATTAGCTTCATGAAATCGAACTACTACGACCATGACTTTGCCCGATTTATAAAATCGCGTAATAAATTCAAGGTGCCAATTAAGGATGAGGAGTTCGATATCATTTTTAACAATAGCGACGATCTTGGGAAACTCGATAAGTTTATCCAGGAGGTTGAACCATACGATTACCGCATGCCCGTGCTGCTGAAAAAGTATGTTAAGTTAAATGGCAAAATAATTGGTTTCAATGTCGATCCTAAGTTTAACAATGCGCTCGATGGCCTGCTAATACTCGATCTTTTCCAGGTACCTGCTGAAACCATCACTTCGCTTTCCAAGGAGATCAACGATAAATCGATACTGGAAAGGTTTAACATTACCGACTACACCTTTGAGGATCAGGCAGAGTAAAAAAGAACAGAAAAGGCAGCAAAAACGCTGCCTTTTTTTATGAGTAAACTTTTAAACTAATGGTTAATGGTTTAGTCTATTAAAAAAAATCCATATGAACAGATATTTCTTAATCTTCTTAGCTTTTGCTTTTTGGGGGTGTTCCAATCGTACCGTAACCGATGATGCAAAGCTCGAACAGCGTGCCAAAGCACTCCATTCCAAGATGGTTACCATTGATACCCATACCGATACCCCTTTAAATTTTCTCCGCACTGGCTTTGACTTTACCGGCCAAAACAACACCGCAATTGGCAGCAAGGTGGATTTGGCAAAAATGGAGCAGGGTGGGTTAGATGCTGCCTTTTTTGCAGTATTCATTGGTCAACGCGAGTGCACACCTGAAATGTATGCTCAGGTTAATGCAAAAGCCAAAGAGATATTTGAAGCTATTTACACTACCGTTAACAAGCACAGTAACCGTGCATCAATTGCAACTAAACCCGACGATGTGTATAGGTTAAAAAAGGAGGGTAAACGCGCCATTTACATAGGGGTTGAGAATGGTTACCCCATAGGTGATGATCTTAGCCAGGTAAAGCTATTCTACGATATGGGAGCTCGTTATATCACCCTTTGCCATACACGGAATAACCAGATATGCGACTCATCAACGGATCCTGAAGGCCCACGCCACAATGGACTAAGCAAATTTGGCCGCGAGGTAGTTGCGGAAATGAACCGCCTGGGAATGATAGTGGATGTGTCGCACATATCCGATAAGGCATTCTACGATGTACTGGAGGTTTCAAAGGCTCCTGTTATTGCCTCACACAGCTGCGCCCGCGCCATTTGCGATAATCCCCGCAATTTAACCGACGATATGCTCCGTGCCATTGCAAGGAATGGGGGAGTGGTACAGATGTGTATCCTGAGCGAGTATGTAAAAAAGGGTGAACCCAACCCCGCTCGCGATAGCGCTTACCGTGCTCTCCGTAGGAAGTGGAATAACTTCCGGGGCTTAACCCCCGAGCAGGAAAAACAGGCTACAACGGAGTGGTATGAGCTTGAGGAGAAATACCCCGCATCGTTGGCTACCGTGGCCGATGTGGCTGACCACATCGATCATATGGTTAAAGTAATGGGAATTGACCATGTGGGAATAGGCACCGATTTTGATGGCGGTGGCGGTGTTGATGGTTGTGCCGATGCCTCGCAGATGTACCGCATAACCATGGAGCTGCTCCGTAGGGGTTACTCCGAAAGCGATATACGCAAGATTTGGGGCGAAAACTTCTTACGAGTTTTCCGCGAGGTGGAAAAGAGGAAGGAGCGGGGATAGGAAAAGCACATATTGTTCGAAGAATCAGATGACATCTCACAAATTTGGAGTCAATATTGTCTAGTTAAGGATACTTGACAATACCTTTGTCTTCTTCACTCCCTTTGTCATGCTGAGCCCAGCCGAAGCATCTCATTTTACTTTCATTCCTTTTATTGATATTCCTCAACCAACAAGGAATAACTTAAGCATTGGCATAAAAGCCAGACCCCCTACAACGAGTCGGGCTTTTCAGTCTTTATTTTATTTGGTTCTTTCTTGTATCAAGACAAGAAAGAACGGATATATCGCTCTTTGGCATGCGTTCCCGTTGCGATGCAAAGATTTAGTGTTGCTCTTTGGAAAAAGTATTGCGTGCATCGCAATAAACGTAGGGTTAGCCATGGTGTTACAAATGTTTAGCCCCTACGGGGCTGGAAGCGGTGTTCGTTGTTCGTGAAAAACGACCTCACCCCCTCCCCTCTCCTGACAGGAGAGGGGTATGCAATTAGGAGACCTTATTGCAGGGCTAAAGTCTCCCCTCTCAGGGGAGATTTAGAGGGGTCATCTAGGTTGTTCGTGAGAAACTGCTTCATCCCAGACCTTATCCCTGAGAGACAATAGAGCGGAAGAAACTTGTATTGGCATAAAAGCCAGACCCCCTACAATGAGTCGAGCTTTTCAGCCTTTATTTTATTTGGTTCTTTCTAGTATCAAGACAAGAAAGAACGGATATGTCGCTCTTTGCCATGCTTTCCCATTGCGATGCAACGTTTCAGTATTGCTCTTTGGAAAAAGTATTGCGTGCATCGCAATAAACGTAGGGTTAGCCATGGTGTTACAAATGTTTAGCCCCTACGGGGCTGGAAGCGGTGTTCGTTGTTCGTGAAAAACGACCTCACCCCCTCCCCTCTCCTGACAGGAGAGGGGTATGCAATTAGGAGACCTTATTGCAGGGCTAAAGTCTCCCCTCTCAGGGGAGATTTAGAGGGGTCATCTAGGTTGTTCGTGAGAAACTGCTTCATCCCAGACCTTATCCCTGAGAGGCAATAGAGCGGAAGAAACTTGTATTGGCATAAAAGCCAGACCCCCTACAATGAGTCGAGCTTTTCAGCCTTTATTTTATTTGGTTCTTTCTAGTATCAAGACAAGAAAGAACGGATATGTCGCTCTTTGCCATGCTTTCCCATTGCGATGCAACGTTTCAGTATTGCTCTTTGGAAAAAGTATTGCGTGCATCGCAATAAACGTAGGGTTAGCCATGGTGTTACAAATGTTTAGCCCCTACGGGGCTGGGGGCGTTGTTCGTTGTTCGTGGAGCTATTGTCATGTTTAGCACTAGCGAAACATCTCATTAGGGTCGATTAGAGATCCTTCGCTGCGTTCAGGATGACAAGAAGAGTTGATAGTTGATAGTGAAAAAAAGCATTTCATGAAACACTAAAAACCAAACACTACTCTCCATCTTCCCTGTACACTGCACACTATACACTGCACACTATTCAATATATCCTTCGCTTCGCTCAGGATGACAAAAAGAAAGCCTGTTTTATTATCTAGTCGACATAGATTGATGATATATTGAACTATCAATTAAAAGTAGCCAATAATGAGTAATATTCAGCCTAAACCTGCTTAATAAGCGTCATCAGTGTTCCAATACTCCCGAACAACGAGCAACGAATCACGAATAACGAAATTGGTCGACCCTCCCGCCCACAGGCGGGATGCGCTAACCAACATGGGGAAAATGAAAAAAGGAAGCGGTTTGCTTCCTTGTCACCAGTCGGGGTGGTGCGAGTTGAACGGTCGACCCTCCCGCCCACAGGCGGGATGCGCTAACCAACATGGGAAAAATGAAAAAAGGAAGCGGTTTGCTTCCTTGTCGCCAGTCGGGGTGGTGGATTGTTCGCTTCGCTCACGAGCTCGCGTCACATGTGTGACGCTCGGTTCGAACGCACAGTGCGCAAACCAGCATGGGAAAAATGAAAAAAGGAAGCGGTTTGCTTCCTTGTCACCAGTCGGGGTGGTGCGAGTTGAACGGTCGACCCTCCCGCCCACAGGCGGGATGCGCAAACCAGCATGGGAAAAATGAAAAAAGGAAGCGGTTTGCTTCCTTGTCGCCAGTCGGGGTGGTGCGAGTTGAACGGTCGACCCTCCCGCCTACAGGCGGGATGCGCTAACCAACTGATTGATTAGTTGTTGGTTGATGGTTGATAGTTGTTGGTTGAAGAGAGAGGCAAAAGATAAAACTTAAGGGAACTGAAATACTTGAATTTGGCTAAAATGAATGAGGGAGAAGAACTCACAAAAGAAAAAGGAGGCATGACTGCCTCCTTCTTTATCTTGGTCGGGGTGGTGCGAGTTGAACGGTCGACCCTCCCGCCCACAGGCGGGATGCGCTAACCAACTGATTGATTAGTTGTTGGTTGATGGTTGATAGTTGTTGGTAGAAGAGAGAGGCAAAAGATAAAACTTAAGGGAACTGAAATACTTGAATTTGGCTAAAATGAATGAGGGAGAAGAACTCACAAAAGAAAAAGGAGGCTAGACTGCCTCCTTCTTTATCTTGGTCGGGGTGGTGCGACTCGAACGCACGACCCTCCCGCCCACAGGCGGGATGCGCTAACCAGCATGGGAAAAATGAAAAAAGGAAGCGGTTTGCTTCCTTGTCACCAGTCGGGGTGGTGCGACTCGAACGCACGACCCCCTGCTCCCAAAGCAGGTGCGCTAACCAACTGCGCCACACCCCGAACGTTAAACTTTCAGCGGAGAGG
This is a stretch of genomic DNA from Tenuifilum sp. 4138str. It encodes these proteins:
- a CDS encoding RloB family protein, translating into MRQSRKNRNLVVPTFSFVVEGETEIWYLQMLKRNEQKLRINIEPKLPQRKSIEEQYHLVTSLAKREYSKIFWIIDLDVIIKESRVNQKDNLTPLQRLIKCKEELKKNYKNVTVIINNPCLEFWFLLHYKETSKLFNTCNEAAKELKKYLQDYEKTQKYYTKQDNDIYLKLKSHLKNAISNSSKLGEFDLNNQSKTICEMFLLFEADELKKIL
- a CDS encoding AAA family ATPase; translated protein: MIINFSIKNFGSVKDRQTLSFKAEKSDHLENSYIIHANGLRLLKIALIYGANASGKTTILKALEFLRSLVLNPKTQKNEELDFQPFMFDPETPNQNSIISIEFIANNTRYFYEVEFSKKTVVYEFLNFHKPNKANVYKRTTDIKNQLTKIKFGNKIKIDETFEKNLEANTLWNNTVLGGFMKTNVDVKELKEVVEWFKNYLHPLIYSKTLLEGFVTSKIDKGELSKLDIINILKKADFHISDIVIKKEEIEIPDNFIDFVKKQLKAPNDEIKKLEEKGKVTSINIEFEYTVNQMKYTLPIEMESQGTRRFYCFAGLLALLIKKSTAFPIDELESSLHPDLYTHFIISFLLNSNKSQIIATTHNREILDNRDIFRKDAIWFTDKKEDCSTELFSLADFDSSIIRNTTNIYNAYKSGKLKASPNLGDTFIDLNI
- the ettA gene encoding energy-dependent translational throttle protein EttA, whose amino-acid sequence is MADEKIIFSMVGVSKTFPPHKKVLNNIYLSFFYGAKIGIIGLNGSGKSTLMKIIAGVEKSYEGEVVFSPGYTVGYLEQEPQLDDNKTVREVVEEGVQEVVDLLKEYEAVNARFAEPMSDDEMNKLIEKQGELTEKLEHLDAWNLDSKLERAMDALRCPEGDTPVKVLSGGERRRVALCRLLLQQPDVLLLDEPTNHLDAESVQWLEMHLQQYKGTVIAITHDRYFLDNVAGWILELDRGEGIPWKGNYSSWLEQKSLRLAQEEKQESKRRKTLERELEWVRMSPKARHAKSKARLSAYDKLLNEDVKQKEEKLEIFIPNGPRLGDLVIEASNVSKAFGDKLLFENLSFKLPPNGIVGVIGPNGAGKTTLFRLIMGLEKPDSGEFRVGETVKLAYVDQQHKAIDPDKTVFEVISGGADNILLGGRQINARAYVARFNFSGADQEKKCGMLSGGERNRLHLALALKEEGNVILLDEPTNDIDVNTLRALEEGLEDFAGCAVVISHDRWFLDRIATHILAFEGNSQVYFFEGTYSEYEENKKKRLGDDTPHRIKYRKLME
- a CDS encoding GNAT family N-acyltransferase, which codes for MTESRNKIVNADEIKKAVNLGPIIGDGFARLLMYILRFNELNKKYANVANLQGLEFLNAALDILEVKFEVNPEELKRIPKNGAFISVSNHPFGGMDGILLLKIMLEQQRDDIRLLSNFLIKRIPQVEKFVFAVDPFENGGYQKSSNISGLKAAYTHLSEGGALGLFPAGEVSTYYDNVDETGVTDRHWQRSMIKFIKNARVPVVPIYFQGENSRLFHLLGLIHPLLRTAKLPSELLNKKNQTIRVRIGYPISVEEQDNYCDIEKFGRFLRVKTYSLGSTIDVDKFFKYKLKSEPEPEPIIPPVPQEVIEDEVSKLIENYLLFRSKNYAVICAPSVEMPNLMTEIGRLREITFRDVGEGTNRKIDVDEFDLYYWQLFIWDEDERRIVGAYRAGKGKEIIEKYGIEGFYIQTLFKIDKAFAPILEQCIELGRSFIVPDYQRKPLPLFLLWKGILYFLIKNPEYRYLIGPVSISNRFSDYSKGVIISFMKSNYYDHDFARFIKSRNKFKVPIKDEEFDIIFNNSDDLGKLDKFIQEVEPYDYRMPVLLKKYVKLNGKIIGFNVDPKFNNALDGLLILDLFQVPAETITSLSKEINDKSILERFNITDYTFEDQAE
- a CDS encoding dipeptidase yields the protein MNRYFLIFLAFAFWGCSNRTVTDDAKLEQRAKALHSKMVTIDTHTDTPLNFLRTGFDFTGQNNTAIGSKVDLAKMEQGGLDAAFFAVFIGQRECTPEMYAQVNAKAKEIFEAIYTTVNKHSNRASIATKPDDVYRLKKEGKRAIYIGVENGYPIGDDLSQVKLFYDMGARYITLCHTRNNQICDSSTDPEGPRHNGLSKFGREVVAEMNRLGMIVDVSHISDKAFYDVLEVSKAPVIASHSCARAICDNPRNLTDDMLRAIARNGGVVQMCILSEYVKKGEPNPARDSAYRALRRKWNNFRGLTPEQEKQATTEWYELEEKYPASLATVADVADHIDHMVKVMGIDHVGIGTDFDGGGGVDGCADASQMYRITMELLRRGYSESDIRKIWGENFLRVFREVEKRKERG